In one window of Duganella dendranthematis DNA:
- the hslU gene encoding ATP-dependent protease ATPase subunit HslU, protein MNMTPQEIVGELDKHVVGQGKAKKAVAIALRNRWRRQQVDEPLRHEITPKNILMIGPTGVGKTEIARRLAKLADAPFIKIEATKFTEVGYVGRDVDTIIRDLIDIGVKQTRQAEMAKVRARAEDAAEDRVLDILLPPARDFGFTPPTATAETPKDDSTRQTFRKRLREGELDDKEIEIELAEAGPQMEIMAPPGMEEMTEQIKSMFSGIGAQRKKARKVKIKEAMKFLVDEEAAKLINEDEMKQKAIQNVEQNGIVFLDEIDKIASRSEVGGADVSRAGVQRDLLPLVEGTTVNTKYGMIKTDHILFIASGAFHLAKPSDLIPELQGRFPIRVELESLSIADFERILTSTDACLTKQYEALLATEDVKLEFAQEGITRLAEIAYSVNERTENIGARRLYTVMEKLLEELSFTASGDSGKTIVVDAAYVNERLDALAVNEDLSRYVL, encoded by the coding sequence ATGAACATGACTCCACAGGAAATCGTCGGCGAACTCGACAAGCACGTGGTGGGCCAGGGCAAGGCCAAGAAGGCAGTCGCCATCGCCCTGCGCAACCGCTGGCGCCGTCAGCAGGTGGACGAGCCGCTGCGCCATGAAATCACGCCGAAAAACATCCTGATGATCGGCCCGACCGGCGTTGGCAAGACCGAGATCGCGCGCCGCCTGGCCAAGCTGGCCGATGCGCCGTTCATCAAGATCGAAGCCACCAAGTTCACCGAAGTGGGCTACGTCGGCCGCGACGTCGACACCATCATCCGCGACCTGATCGACATCGGCGTCAAGCAGACCCGCCAGGCCGAAATGGCCAAGGTGCGTGCGCGCGCCGAAGACGCCGCCGAAGACCGCGTGCTGGACATCCTGCTGCCGCCGGCGCGCGATTTCGGCTTTACGCCGCCGACCGCCACCGCCGAAACGCCGAAGGACGACAGCACCCGCCAGACCTTCCGCAAGCGTCTGCGCGAAGGCGAGCTGGACGACAAGGAAATCGAGATCGAACTGGCCGAGGCTGGCCCGCAGATGGAAATCATGGCGCCGCCGGGCATGGAAGAAATGACCGAGCAGATCAAGTCGATGTTCTCCGGCATCGGCGCGCAGCGCAAGAAAGCGCGCAAGGTCAAGATCAAGGAAGCAATGAAGTTCCTGGTCGACGAGGAAGCCGCCAAGCTGATCAACGAAGACGAGATGAAGCAGAAGGCCATTCAGAACGTCGAGCAGAACGGCATCGTCTTCCTCGATGAGATCGACAAGATCGCCTCGCGTTCGGAAGTGGGCGGCGCCGACGTGTCGCGCGCCGGCGTGCAGCGCGACCTGCTGCCGCTGGTGGAAGGCACCACCGTCAACACCAAGTACGGCATGATCAAGACCGATCACATTTTGTTCATTGCCTCGGGCGCCTTCCATCTGGCCAAGCCGTCGGACCTGATTCCCGAGCTGCAGGGCCGCTTCCCGATCCGGGTGGAACTGGAGTCGCTGTCGATCGCCGACTTCGAACGCATCCTGACCAGCACCGACGCCTGCCTGACCAAGCAGTACGAGGCGCTGCTGGCGACCGAAGACGTCAAGCTGGAGTTCGCGCAGGAAGGCATCACCCGCCTGGCGGAGATTGCCTACTCGGTCAACGAGCGCACCGAAAACATCGGCGCCCGCCGCCTGTACACGGTGATGGAAAAACTGCTGGAAGAACTGTCCTTCACGGCCAGCGGCGACAGCGGCAAAACCATCGTGGTCGATGCCGCCTATGTGAACGAGCGCCTGGATGCGCTGGCGGTCAACGAAGACCTGTCGCGCTACGTGTTGTAA